Proteins co-encoded in one Aspergillus flavus chromosome 2, complete sequence genomic window:
- a CDS encoding beta-glucuronidase produces the protein MQFSRTLGFLSFLSLALSVPTDTHTHHLRDDLARGGYSKAMLKPQQTTTRDLISLDGLWKFALASDDNNTQPWTSQLKTSLECPVPASYNDIFADSKIHDHVGWVYYQRDVIVPKGWSEERYLVRCEAATHHGRIYVNGNLVADHVGGYTPFEADITDLVAAGEQFRLTIAVDNELTYQTIPPGKVEILEATGKKVQTYQHDFYNYAGLARSVWLYSVPQQHIQDITVRTDVKGTTGLIDYNVVASTTQGTIQVAVIDEDGTTVATSSGSNGTIHIPSVHLWQPGAAYLYQLHASIIDSSKKTIDTYKLATGIRTVKVQGTQFLINDKPFYFTGFGKHEDTNIRGKGHDDAYMVHDFQLLHWMGANSFRTSHYPYAEEVMEYADRQGIVVIDETPAVGLAFSIGAGAQTSNPPATFSPDRINNKTREAHAQAIRELIHRDKNHPSVVMWSIANEPASNEDGAREYFAPLPKLARQLDPTRPVTFANVGLATYKADRIADLFDVLCLNRYFGWYTQTAELDEAEAALEEELRGWTEKYDKPIVMTEYGADTVAGLHSVMVTPWSEEFQVEMLDMYHRVFDRFEAMAGEQVWNFADFQTAVGVSRVDGNKKGVFTRDRKPKAAAHLLRKRWTNLHNGTAEGGKTFQ, from the coding sequence ATGCAGTTCTCAAGAACTTTGGGattcctctcctttctttcgcTTGCCTTGTCTGTTCCAACGGACACCCATACTCATCATCTTCGCGATGATCTGGCCAGAGGAGGCTATTCGAAGGCCATGCTCAAACCGCAGCAAACTACTACCCGAGACCTCATCTCGCTCGACGGGCTATGGAAATTTGCCCTAGCATCCGACGACAACAATACGCAACCATGGACAAGCCAACTAAAAACGTCCCTGGAATGCCCGGTCCCAGCATCCTACAATGACATATTCGCAGACAGTAAGATCCACGATCACGTCGGATGGGTGTACTACCAGCGCGACGTGATTGTGCCAAAGGGCTGGTCCGAAGAACGGTATCTTGTGCGCTGTGAAGCCGCAACACACCATGGCCGGATCTACGTCAATGGAAATCTGGTCGCGGACCATGTGGGCGGTTACACGCCGTTTGAGGCAGATATTACCGATCTGGTTGCTGCCGGAGAACAATTCCGCCTGACCATTGCGGTTGACAATGAACTCACGTATCAGACGATCCCACCTGGAAAGGTGGAGATTCTCGAGGCGACGGGCAAGAAGGTGCAGACTTATCAGCATGATTTTTACAATTATGCTGGGCTGGCTCGGTCGGTGTGGCTGTATTCTGTGCCACAGCAGCACATTCAGGATATCACTGTTCGGACGGATGTGAAAGGCACCACCGGGCTGATTGACTACAATGTTGTGGCCAGTACGACACAAGGAACCATTCAGGTTGCCGTGATAGATGAGGATGGCACAACCGTAGCGACAAGCTCAGGATCGAACGGGACTATCCATATACCATCCGTTCACCTTTGGCAACCTGGCGCCGCGTATCTGTACCAACTCCATGCCAGCATCATAGACTCTTCCAAAAAGACTATTGATACATATAAGCTAGCAACGGGCATCCGGACGGTCAAAGTACAGGGTACTCAGTTCCTCATAAACGACAAGCCCTTCTACTTCACCGGGTTCGGTAAACACGAGGACACTAATATCCGCGGCAAAGGCCACGACGACGCCTACATGGTGCACGACTTTCAGCTGCTGCACTGGATGGGGGCCAACTCCTTCCGAACCTCACACTACCCATACGCCGAGGAGGTCATGGAATATGCCGATCGACAGGGCATAGTCGTGATAGATGAAACACCCGCCGTCGGTCTAGCATTCTCCATCGGAGCGGGAGCCCAGACGTCTAACCCGCCGGCTACATTCAGCCCAGATCGCATAAACAACAAGACTCGCGAAGCTCACGCTCAAGCTATCCGTGAGCTTATCCACCGCGATAAAAACCATCCCAGCGTGGTCATGTGGTCCATCGCTAACGAGCCTGCCTCTAACGAGGACGGCGCCCGCGAATACTTCGCACCTCTGCCCAAGCTGGCTCGTCAGCTTGACCCGACGCGACCTGTCACTTTCGCCAATGTGGGTCTTGCTACCTATAAGGCAGACCGTATTGCAGACCTCTTTGATGTGCTTTGCTTAAACCGGTATTTTGGTTGGTACACGCAAACGGCTGAGCTCGACGAGGCAGAAGCTGCGCTGGAAGAAGAACTTCGCGGATGGACCGAGAAGTATGACAAACCGATTGTCATGACGGAGTACGGAGCAGACACGGTGGCGGGCTTGCACTCGGTCATGGTTACTCCCTGGAGCGAGGAGTTCCAGGTCGAGATGCTGGATATGTATCATCGGGTCTTTGATCGGTTCGAGGCCATGGCAGGTGAACAAGTCTGGAATTTCGCGGACTTTCAAACTGCGGTTGGTGTTAGTCGAGTGGACGGGAACAAGAAAGGTGTTTTTACTAGGGATCGGAAGCCAAAGGCTGCTGCTCATCTATTGAGAAAGAGGTGGACGAACTTGCATAATGGTACTGCTGAGGGAGGGAAGACCTTCCAGTGA
- a CDS encoding aromatic amino acid decarboxylase produces the protein MHKWLLVNFDASCCFVRNRKDLAEALEVNPSYLRSNVSNTGTVVDHRNRQIPLGRRFRSLKVWFVLRTFGLSGLRAHIHNGIQVGIEFAELLRSRLDLFDIIIQPAFALTVFRLLPTSQSSELDSKARKVYETIHQQGDFFLTSAVVDHVYAIRVVNANQAAHVEHVRKVFELLVTLAESFTMSE, from the exons ATGCATAAGTGGCTACTTGTCAACTTCGATGCAAG TTGTTGCTTTGTGCGCAATAGAAAAGATCTTGCAGAAGCACTCGAGGTGAATCCTTCCTATCTGCGCAGCAATGTTTCCAATACCGGCACCGTGGTGGATCACCGCAACAGGCAAATACCACTAGGGCGACGGTTTCGCTCCCTGAAAGTATGGTTTGTTCTACGTACTTTTGGCTTAAGTGGGTTGAGAGCACATATTCACAACGGAATTCAGGTAGGGATTGAATTTGCCGAACTGTTGCGTAGCCGACTCGACCTGTTTGATATTATTATCCAGCCAGCATTTGCTCTGACGGTCTTCCGCCTCTTGCCAACTAGTCAGTCATCAGAACTAGATTCCAAGGCTAGAAAGGTCTACGAAACCATACACCAACAGGGTGACTTTTTCTTGACATCGGCAGTGGTGGACCATGTCTATGCTATACGTGTAGTCAATGCCAACCAGGCAGCTCATGTGGAACATGTTAGAAAGGTTTTCGAGTTGTTGGTGACGTTAGCAGAAAGCTTTACTATGTCCGAATAG